One Neovison vison isolate M4711 chromosome 2, ASM_NN_V1, whole genome shotgun sequence genomic window carries:
- the CRNN gene encoding cornulin, with translation MPQLLRNINEIIEAFGRYARTEGSCSVLTRGELKRLLEHEFADVIVKPHDPATVDEVLHLLDEDDTGTVEFKEFLVLVFKITQACFKTMSESPEGTFGSQESGSLPTGASQELKKEQSKRAEVGQIREGQICERSQCVQRTLASRGQEGVGAQNHAQDLGQDRQSESQRQEKESQQTQARRHVQQTQRVGEDKSHQTRQRESERQSQTREQDRAQQTSELVTRTGTQTQTDENQNVEQDRSHHIESPDTQSQESTHGQTRGTEVQGQDRSQTSQILTEHVQTLGGTTQAVEPDRSHQIGSPDTQLQESFHSQSRGSEVQGEDRSQASQILTGECVQRPGGATQAMELDRSHQIGSPDTQLQESSHGQTRGSKVQGQNRCQTSEVVTGEQIQTQSASQTQTHTQAMEQDRSHNASDIGDRNEGQTQRQSGRGHRWTQVSHYEAGEKKLGGQAQAGTNTLTGRQDWSSTHPRCSVTGGQREREPTVVTQEWVDDHTREMEIPRQGQGSLHTGLPSAQGQETAQPEGKRGFTARGLYSYFKSNKP, from the exons ATGCCTCAATTATTGCGAAACATTAATGAGATCATCGAAGCCTTTGGGCGCTACGCCAGGACTGAGGGCAGCTGTTCAGTGCTTACCCGGGGGGAGCTGAAAAGGCTCCTGGAACATGAGTTTGCTGATGTCATTGTG AAACCCCATGATCCTGCCACTGTGGATGAAGTCCTGCACCTGCTGGATGAAGATGATACAGGGACTGTGGAGTTCAAGGAATTCCTGGTCCTGGTGTTTAAAATCACCCAAGCCTGTTTCAAGACAATGAGTGAGAGTCCTGAGGGGACTTTTGGATCTCAAGAGTCTGGAAGCCTCCCCACTGGGGCCTCAcaagagctgaagaaagaacagagcAAGAGAGCTGAGGTGGGACAGATTAGGGAAGGACAGATTTGCGAGAGGAGCCAATGTGTACAGCGCACTCTGGCCTCCAGGGGACAGGAAGGTGTTGGGGCTCAGAACCATGCTCAGGATCTTGGCCAGGATAGGCAGTCTGAATCtcagagacaagagaaagaaagtcaGCAGACACAAGCTCGGAGACATGTGCAgcagacccagagagtgggagaagacaagagtcaccagacCAGACAGAGGGAGTCAGAGAGACAGTCACAGACCAGGGAACAAGACAGAGCACAGCAGACAAGTGAATTAGTGACTAGAACTGGAACTCAGACGCAGACAGATGAAAACCAAAATGTGGAGCAGGATAGGAGTCATCATATAGAAAGTCCTGACACACAGTCACAGGAGTCCACCCATGGCCAGACCAGGGGGACTGAGGTCCAGGGTCAAGATAGGAGCCAGACAAGCCAGATACTAACAGAACATGTTCAGACACTGGGAGGTACCACCCAGGCGGTGGAGCCAGACAGGAGCCATCAGATAGGAAGCCCTGACACACAGCTACAGGAGTCCTTCCACAGCCAGAGCAGAGGGTCTGAGGTCCAGGGTGAAGACAGGAGCCAGGCAAGCCAGATACTGACAGGAGAATGTGTTCAGAGACCGGGAGGTGCCACCCAGGCCATGGAACTAGACAGGAGCCATCAGATAGGAAGCCCTGACACACAGCTACAGGAGTCCTCCCATGGTCAGACCAGAGGGTCCAAGGTCCAGGGTCAAAACAGGTGCCAAACAAGTGAAGTGGTGACAGGAGAACAGATTCAGACACAGTCAGCGTCACAAACCCAGACACACACTCAGGCCATGGAGCAGgacaggagccacaatgcaagtGACATAGGAGATAGAAATGAGGGACAGACCCAGAGGCAGTCAGGCCGTGGTCACAGATGGACACAAGTGAGCCACTatgaggcaggagagaaaaagCTGGGAGGACAGGCCCAGGCTGGGACAAACACTCTAACAGGCAGACAGGACTGGAGCAGCACTCACCCAAGATGCAGTGtgacaggtgggcagagagagagagaacccacagTGGTTACCCAGGAGTGGGTGGATGACCACACAAGGGAGATGGAGATCCcaaggcaggggcagggcagcctGCACACTGGCCTCCCTTCAGCCCAAGGCCAGGAAACAGCCCAGCCAGAAGGGAAGCGAGGCTTCACAGCCAGGGGGCTATATTCCTACTTCAAGAGCAATAAGCCATGA